The Arachis ipaensis cultivar K30076 chromosome B03, Araip1.1, whole genome shotgun sequence region CAAAATAAAAAGGTTGAAGGTTGAAATATCCATTTTTTTTTGGTAGGAATCGCTTTATTCTTTGTGAGAATGGACAATGACCGAATTTTACTTGCGAAATAAATAAtgacaacaatatcaaaagaaaaaaaaatgaagaaaaagaaagaagagaaggagtTACAAAAATGtataaggaagaagaagaaaaaacacgcTTAAAGATGAAGAAATACATACACAATAAATAGtacataatataaaaaatatttataacaatTTGATCGAACTTGATTGGTCGCTGATGGTTTTTTGCTCAATCAAATCATGCTGTCAAAATAAAGTCCATAGTTGAAAAGGTAGTTTTCGTTGCTGAAAGGTTGTGTTTAGTTTTGGCTTTTGGGAATTCTCAATTCTTGGTCTCACCCTTTTCTCCTAATTTCGCAGCGTAATCATTAAACACTGAAATTTGTTCTCCACCCAAGAGATACAAAGAGGAAAGCAAGGAATAAGAGGGATAGAGTGGAACCTACTCTTCCTACACTCAGTAAGCAACAGAATTAGTTAGGAATAACAAGAAGGTTTTCGTAAACGGCTAAACTCAACTTCACTGTTCACTCTCGCTTCTCTCCTTTGTACCCTTCCAATCTTCCATTTTCCTCTTACTTCAACTTCCAACTTTCCCtttaataattaactaattaattaattgattgattGATTATTAGTTAATTAATGACGGATCAAATAGTTTCTTCTCCTCTAATTCCTCCTTCATCTATCACCCACTCTTCCGCCATCGACCTTGAAGCCGGTTCCTCCGAACAAATCCAATGCCGGATTTGTCTCGAAACAGATGGTAATTTTGCCCTTTCCATTCTCTTTTTTCTGTTTAAATGTTTCTAATTTCCAGCTTAGGGATTCGATCACCTGTTCTGAGCTTGTTCCACGATTCTACTCTATTTGTGATTTTTTTCCGAGTGGATAAATGCATTTGCTTTAGTTTGAAATAAACAACATTTTATCTCAATTTGAGCTTGAACTATTTATATCGAGCTATTACTTGTATAATTCTAGCTGTAGTTCTTAGTTTTTTAGTTGTTACTCTGAATTCTTAGCTCAGTTTACTGATACTTGAATTTATTGCAATTCCCTAGTATATGAATTTGTGAATACTTATTATTTAGCTTAACATTTAGATTATCATGGTTCATGATATATCCTACCAGTTACTATCTGCCTGTTTTACaaatatatttagttaattttacttttaattcaTCCCAGGCAGAGATTTCATTGCTCCTTGCAAATGCAAAGGTACATCAAAATATGTACATCGAGAGTGTTTGGATCACTGGCGTGCGGTTAAGGTATGGATGCCGTCTATATTTAAGTTTCAATGGTTTGTATACTATCGCAATATCAATCTATATACTGTTTGCATAGGGTAACAATTATGTGGTTCATAAGTGATGAATATGATTACTAGCTAAGGGTTGCCAACTTATATGTGACAATAAGCGGATGCCACTTTTATTGATATGAATACTTTTCATTCTTAGAAAGTTGTTTTCTGGTTAGGAATCTAATCATTGTAAAATTTATACACATTGTTATGAAAAGGTTTTATGTGCTTGCTTAGTTCTTGTTAGGTAGTTAGGCTTCACAATTTAGTTTTATGGCTCATGCTATATGTATCCTCTGCTTTGCAAACTTACTTTTGGAATCTCCTGCCATGTACATATTTTTGAATTCCTCAATATCAAAGTGTGCTTATCCTTGTAGTTCTGTAAGACACATTCTTCTGAGTTTATTGGTCAATTCTTGCAGGAAGGGTTTGCATTTGCTCATTGCACTACTTGCAAGGCACCTTATCATTTGCGTGTTCATGGTGCTGCAGATAGGAAATGGCGTACCTTGAAATTTCGGTTTTTTGTCACCAGAGACATTTTGTTTATATTTCTGGCAGTTCAGCTTGTAGGTGAATTGTTTCCATCTTCGTAGCCATGTTGATGCCTTTTGTAATAATTTGTTAATTGCTCAGATGTTCTGATTCTACATGGCTGCCTGTGGCTCTGTATTTCCTTTTTCTGCAGGTCATTGCTTCATTGGCATATTTGGTTTATCTAATAGATGGTTACCAGCAGTACTGGCTTCGTCTTGTTTGGGGTTTTGATAGTGAGCCAAGCTTTTACTACATATGTGGTAAATAATTATTAAGTTGTGCAGTAGTTATCCAAATGCTTATACCAAGAATtgatgttcttgtttattttggTGATGATGGCTTGATGTTTTTTTCCCCCTATAAAAATAATGCTgatttattagttcttattacgTGCTGGTTTGGTCGTTTATTTCCTTTTGGTCCTTTTGAATGTAGGAGCCCTCTTGTTTTTTGTATTGCTTGGCCTATCAGGATGCTTCATTACTTGTTATGATCGAAGAGTTCGCAATGACTTGGCACAGCCTTGTCGAGAAATCTGTCTTTGTTGCTGCCATCCTGGGTAGTTCCCACTTCCTCTGCCTTTACCTATATATTGAGTCTTGTGATGTTAAAACTTAAAACACACCATTATACACTAAACATCTGCCTGAGGCATCATAGGTTTTCTTTCAAATTCTTTATTGCAAAATCCATGGTTCAAGAGTACTGTATAAGACTTAATCGGCGCTATGTTGGATACCTTTCTTTCACTAAGAAGGAATGCTTGTAAACTATAGCTTTCTTAAAATACATATCAGTGAAGCTGTCAAGTGATGCATCCTTGGACCTGCTAAATGTAGACTGTATGCTGGGACAAGAAGTTCAGAACGGTAGTGACTGAGGCTGATTTTATTTTCGTTTCTGTCATTGCAGAGTCTGCGCAGACTGCCATTTACCGGGGACACTTTGCATGTGGACTGATTGCACTGCATGCTTTGAGAGTTGCGGAACGATGGCAACTGAATGTGGAAGTTGCATGGGAGGTGCTGGAGAAGCAGGGCTGCCATTACTATTCATAATGGCTTTGATTTTTCTCGGACTCTTTACTCTAATTGGGATATTTTACAGTGTATTAGTGGCTACCATGATAGGACAACGAATATGGCAGCGTCATTATCATATACTTGCAAAAAGGATGCTTACAAAGGTGCCattcactttctttctttttgtttatttttacagTTCAACGAACTGTCAATTATTGATACATTGCGGTTGCTAAGTCAACTTAATTACCTTACTGATATAGTAACCGAAAAGGaatgttttcttttttaaaaaagagagaagaaactcACTGATCTATGCAACTAGTGTAGCTACATAGGGATTTATCTCCAAATTGCTACAATATGTGGTGGTAGGCTTTTTCTCTTTGCATAGCATGTAAATCTGAGATTGTGGTTTCATATTTTATTATGGTAGGAATAGCCAATACTCTCAATGCAGATTCCTTTCTTCTTGCCTCCATTTTACATGGTGATGTAAATTTGGCAGCGACAGTTTTACAGTGCAAACTTATGACGCACAAACTGCCGAAACTTCTAGCCACTTCTAGATTCTAGTAGTGGCTTTTAATACTGGTTTTCCCATGTATGAAGTTAACTTCATTTGTAACTTTTACTTTTTTCTTCCCCTGTTCATAAGTTAACTGCATCTTTAATCCTTACTTAAAAAGTACTCCCAAATAACCAGACATCATCTTGAAATTCTTGATAAGGCAAGTTTCTGCTTATTATCGCAGGAGTATGTCGTTGAGGATATCGACGGAGAGGTGTCACGGTCTGACTGGTCTCCTCCATCTCTCCCACTGGAACATGTTCAACAGCTGAAATCACTGGGTCTTTTatgagtttgaattttgaagatgGATCTACCTGCTCAGAAAAATGACCGTAGAGTCGAGATTGACAATGGGTTTTGGTAATTTGGTCTTCTATCAGGGTGCTACAGGATTGATCTAATGTGAATTATAGTCACTCAACTGAGTTTGGTTAGATTTGTATGGTTGTGGTGATATATTGAAATTGGAGAGCTGCTGTTCCGTCTACAaatgtaaataaaataataaatagtcGCTAGTTTTGAGATAACGCCAGTCCATCTTCATACGAAGATGTGCGGTGAAGTAACGACACATAGTCATTCATACGGCCAACTTAGTGCATGGTTGACAAAGTCACAGGGAGTAGTTGAAACTTGGGGACCGATTAAATGCTCCTTACAACTTTTGGGGTA contains the following coding sequences:
- the LOC107631120 gene encoding uncharacterized protein LOC107631120, with the translated sequence MTDQIVSSPLIPPSSITHSSAIDLEAGSSEQIQCRICLETDGRDFIAPCKCKGTSKYVHRECLDHWRAVKEGFAFAHCTTCKAPYHLRVHGAADRKWRTLKFRFFVTRDILFIFLAVQLVIASLAYLVYLIDGYQQYWLRLVWGFDSEPSFYYICGALLFFVLLGLSGCFITCYDRRVRNDLAQPCREICLCCCHPGVCADCHLPGTLCMWTDCTACFESCGTMATECGSCMGGAGEAGLPLLFIMALIFLGLFTLIGIFYSVLVATMIGQRIWQRHYHILAKRMLTKEYVVEDIDGEVSRSDWSPPSLPLEHVQQLKSLGLL